Proteins found in one Candidatus Cloacimonadota bacterium genomic segment:
- a CDS encoding WYL domain-containing protein: VFAINRMNKLKLSDKPQHEVDFDSRTYFESGFGIYTGEVFPVKLQFFPPTADYIAERIWHPEQKLTLLEDKSIILEMPANSLSEMKKFVLSYGAKVKVLEPEELREETSKEIMSLYEMYNLDKRKES, translated from the coding sequence TCGTCTTTGCCATCAATCGCATGAATAAGCTTAAGCTGAGCGATAAACCCCAGCACGAGGTGGATTTTGATTCCAGAACCTACTTTGAAAGTGGCTTTGGTATCTATACCGGAGAGGTGTTTCCGGTGAAACTTCAATTCTTTCCACCCACAGCAGATTACATTGCTGAACGAATCTGGCATCCTGAGCAGAAACTTACACTGCTGGAAGATAAATCCATCATCCTGGAAATGCCGGCTAACTCACTAAGTGAAATGAAAAAGTTTGTGCTAAGTTATGGGGCGAAGGTGAAAGTGCTTGAGCCGGAGGAGTTGAGGGAAGAGACAAGCAAAGAGATCATGAGCCTGTACGAGATGTATAATTTAGACAAAAGAAAGGAGTCTTAA